The Desulfatibacillum aliphaticivorans DSM 15576 DNA window GGATTTACGCTTTGAAATGCGGGATGGTCGTTTAGCATGCAATGGTCCAGGCCTTGGGTGATTTCTTCTACGGCATTTTTAACGTCCTTGAAATCAATCCCTATTCCCACGTCGTCCAGCTTACGGCATTGAATGGAAACTTCGACCATCCAATTGTGGCCGTGAATACGGGAGCAGTCCCCGTCGTAGCCGGTTAGTGCATGCGCTGCGCTAAAATGGGTTTTAACGTATATTTCAAAAACTCCGGCCATAACGGTTTTCTCCAACGGGTTAGTTTTGGAACATTGTACTTCCTATCAGGAAATACCCCATATGATGCTTGTTCGTCAAATGTTGGCTTTGGGAAATTTGGCGGGCGGGGGTTGAACCTCATACTTTTTGACGGGCTACCTCCATAATCCAGATGGGGCGGTCGTTTTCGTCCACGGTGCGTTTTTCCTTGATTCTGATGAAGGACATGTCCTCCGGCATGGTCAGGGAGGCATGAACCCCTTTAAGCAGCGTGCCGGAAAACACCGCGCCCTTGGTTTTAAGCTCCGGGAGCCCTGGCTCCTCTTTATCTTTGGCTATGAGATATTCGATTTCCTGCTCCAGGTCTTTGATGCGTTCTTCCAAAGCCTGTTTTTCTTTTTCTTTATTGCGCTTGTCATCAAAAACCAGTTCTTGCTTTTCCAGCAAGGTGTCAAGGGCCTCCCCCACCTGGACGGATTGCTGCCTGATGGCGGCCGCCCTCATGGTCATGGCGGAGACGTCCCCTTCTCCTTCCTTGATTTTCCTGTCCAGATCCCTGGCCGCCACCATGGCTTTATCCTGCACCTGAGCCAGACGGCCTACGTTTTCCTGCAACTTTTCCTGAGCCTTGTTGATCTCCGCCAGCAAAACGTCTTTTTTCGCCATCTGTTTTTTTGTCAGTTGAATCTCTTCTTTGATTCTATCCAACTCACGCATGAGCCGTTCGTCCACCCCCAGCAGCAAAGTGCAGGGCTTGGAGGAATCCGACCCCACCTGCATGGCCTCCACCCCCTGTTTGGCGCACACGCCTGAGGAAAGGATTTTCCCATGGGGGATGATGCAGGCCCCGGTGGTAATGACCCTGGAGTCGAGGATTTGCTTTCCAACCACCACGTCGCCCACGGCCTCGATGGTGGACCCGTAGACGTGTTTGGCCCGGACGGTTCCTCCGGCCTGAATTTTCGCGCCCAAAATTCCGCCCATAACCACCACGTCGCCTTTTACGTTGATAACGGCTTTGCCGATTTCCTTGGCGGTCAGGCTGCCGCCCTTGACTTCAAAGCCGTCCTGAACGCTGCCCTTGACTTCTATAGCCCCTTCAAAACGCACATGGCCCGTCTCAAGGCTGACGTCTCCAGGAATGGTAAGGCCCGGGAACACGAACAGACGCCCGTCGCCGGTGACGGCCGGCCTGCC harbors:
- the queD gene encoding 6-carboxytetrahydropterin synthase QueD is translated as MAGVFEIYVKTHFSAAHALTGYDGDCSRIHGHNWMVEVSIQCRKLDDVGIGIDFKDVKNAVEEITQGLDHCMLNDHPAFQSVNPTSENVAMFLYKQLGSHLNNEYTKVSRVKVFEAPGAGAAYWEE
- a CDS encoding DUF342 domain-containing protein yields the protein MASEASPDGTGKIESIDDSRPIRGVQNLDPSQEGRAVRRQEHGWEIEIFHDDMEAALVCTDPEAPAITPEKVLDLLDARNIIHGIAGQEEIAQAIEKARADGEPAAVAQGAPAVPGTARHIEYLFDIDPLKVGKIKEGGELDFKDRGEIPQVQKGDVIARVVEGSQGVPGMDVFGQQIEPPKVESAKTMVRVGKGAIKSEDGSAVIASTDGRPAVTGDGRLFVFPGLTIPGDVSLETGHVRFEGAIEVKGSVQDGFEVKGGSLTAKEIGKAVINVKGDVVVMGGILGAKIQAGGTVRAKHVYGSTIEAVGDVVVGKQILDSRVITTGACIIPHGKILSSGVCAKQGVEAMQVGSDSSKPCTLLLGVDERLMRELDRIKEEIQLTKKQMAKKDVLLAEINKAQEKLQENVGRLAQVQDKAMVAARDLDRKIKEGEGDVSAMTMRAAAIRQQSVQVGEALDTLLEKQELVFDDKRNKEKEKQALEERIKDLEQEIEYLIAKDKEEPGLPELKTKGAVFSGTLLKGVHASLTMPEDMSFIRIKEKRTVDENDRPIWIMEVARQKV